One window from the genome of Chaetodon trifascialis isolate fChaTrf1 chromosome 20, fChaTrf1.hap1, whole genome shotgun sequence encodes:
- the scarb1 gene encoding scavenger receptor class B member 1, with the protein MAINKSKLAIGLIVTGVITVFLGTVLVFVGPIIIDDQIVKNTMINPNNGMTYPMWKDVPVPFFMSVYFFHVLNPAEILLGEKPMVEQRGPYVYRKRIQKDDIVFHPNHTVSYREYRQYYFEPSMSAGNESDVVTIPNMLVLGAAMMLEKRSVFVRVAASTTFTSFGEEAFVTKTVGELMWGYDSALVDFLNKLLPGMLPVSGKFGLFAEFNNSNTGLFTIFTGQDDIRNVHKVDSWNGLTQLDYWQTPQCNMINGTAGQMWPPFMTEESTLPFYSPDACRSLELVYQRPGKFKGVPLYRFVAPKTLFANGTDYAPNEGFCPCRQSGLLNVSSCRHNSSVFISHPHFFNGDPALLDFVQGLHPNEEEHGLFIDIHPQTGIPLNVSIRLQLNILMKKVTGISQTGKISEVVMPMIWFEESGYIDGPILTMFHTNLVVLPTVMEYMQYTFIALGLVTVVIAAVFLHRVKRGKCDGGGAASDGNTSASTGERDPLLQDDMD; encoded by the exons ATGGCAATCAATAAATCCAAACTGGCCATTGGGCTGATAGTGACGGGGGTCATAACGGTGTTTCTGGGGACGGTTCTTGTGTTTGTGGGACCGATAATCATCGACGACCAGATAGTGAAG AACACCATGATCAACCCGAACAATGGCATGACCTACCCCATGTGGAAGGACGTCCCCGTGCCCTTCTTCATGTCCGTTTACTTCTTCCACGTCCTCAACCCTGCAGAGATACTGCTCGGAGAGAAGCCCATGGTGGAGCAGAGGGGACCGTATGTGTACAG GAAGCGCATCCAGAAAGACGACATCGTGTTTCACCCCAACCACACGGTGTCCTACAGGGAGTACAGACAGTACTACTTTGAGCCGTCCATGTCTGCGGGCAACGAGTCCGACGTTGTCACCATCCCAAACATGTTGGTGCTG GGCGCAGCAATGATGCTGGAAAAGAGGTCCGTGTTTGTGCGTGTGGCCGCCAGCACCACCTTCACGTCTTTCGGTGAGGAGGCCTTCGTTACCAAGACGGTCGGGGAGCTGATGTGGGGCTACGACAGCGCGCTGGTGGATTTCCTCAATAAACTCTTGCCCGGCATGCTGCCCGTGTCGGGGAAGTTTGGCCTCTTTGCTGAG TTCAACAACTCCAACACCGGCCTGTTCACCATCTTCACCGGACAAGACGACATCAGGAACGTCCACAAAGTCGACTCGTGGAACGGGCTGACGCAG CTGGACTACTGGCAGACGCCTCAGTGTAACATGATCAACGGAACAGCTGGCCAGATGTGGCCTCCCTTCATGACTGAAGAGAGCACTTTACCTTTCTACAGCCCTGACGCCTGCAG ATCTTTGGAGCTCGTGTACCAGCGGCCCGGCAAGTTCAAGGGGGTCCCTCTGTATCGATTCGTCGCTCCCAAAACCCTCTTCGCCAACGGGACAGACTACGCCCCCAACGAGGGCTTCTGCCCCTGCAGGCAGTCCGGCCTGCTGAACGTCAGCAGCTGCCGCCACA ACTCGTCGGTCTTCATCTCTCATCCTCACTTCTTTAACGGCGATCCTGCGCTGCTGGACTTCGTGCAGGGCCTTCATCCAAACGAGGAAGAGCACGGCCTCTTCATCGACATCCACCCG CAAACAGGCATCCCGCTCAACGTGTCCATCCGCCTGCAGCTCAACATCTTGATGAAGAAAGTGACAGGAATTTC acAAACTGGCAAGATCTCTGAGGTGGTGATGCCGATGATCTGGTTCGAGGAG agcgGCTACATCGACGGCCCCATCCTCACCATGTTCCACACCAACCTGGTAGTCCTGCCGACTGTGATGGAGTACATGCAGTACACCTTCATCGCCCTCGGCCTGGTGACGGTCGTGATCGCCGCCGTGTTCCTTCACCGAGTGAAG agagggaaatgtGACGGCGGCGGCGCCGCGTCAGACGGAAACACGAGTGCTTCGACCGGAGAGAGAGACCCTCTGCTACAAGACGATatggactga